In Littorina saxatilis isolate snail1 linkage group LG8, US_GU_Lsax_2.0, whole genome shotgun sequence, a single genomic region encodes these proteins:
- the LOC138972733 gene encoding uncharacterized protein isoform X1 yields the protein MHIRILTKYTQIQALNSVLKYAKQVLELQRSTHYADIVAGASFKTYGEPVTAIDNTSATLFFSVTNVCKNDSATKNIKVQQKNEQPPHLVICNIDLSNGGCDASPGCTCGSRSHNYSVTSLIEGPLPQQWELVGQLQNGEEFQTNVWVNVTPTDTLGTQPPDDIVIDDVTTSEEGFISTDTIDDNELGTSSPEMGDKTPFFMTSMFGFMLLAIIGCVFLMVLVVAILVGFLFKRRSRTESLPPPPAPHAFRPPALDAVMFHVSPAVQDHRDSFLSVQGHIYHEISDDSEPSTTPVLSEVYFDSSSFSDDTGPEGYLHPVASDSETATSSRIVPQAVAGGISQEATPTVVVKTETGGAEDLSTVDMVTPKKDPPYQNIVNMS from the exons ATGCATATTCGTATCCTTACTAAGTACACACAAATCCAGGCactaaattctgtgttaaaatatGCCAAGCAGGTATTGGAATTACAAAGATCCACACATTATGCTGACATTGTTGCAGGTGCATCTTTCAAGACTTATGGTGAGCCGGTCACTGCCATTGACAACACAAGTGCAACGCTGTTTTTCTCCGTGACCAACGTATGCAAAAATGACAGTGCTACGAAAAACATCAAAGTTCAACAAAAGAACGAACAACCTCCACACCTTGTGATCTGCAACATAGACCTCAGCAATGGAGGATGTGATGCCTCGCCGGGTTGCACGTGTGGTAGTCGGTCACACAATTACTCTGTCACCAGTCTCATCGAGGGTCCATTGCCACAGCAGTGGGAGCTGGTTGGACAACTTCAGAATGGTGAAGAGTTTCAGACCAACGTTTGGGTAAATGTGACACCAACTGACACTCTTG GTACACAGCCTCCAGATGACATCGTTATTGATGATGTGACAACTTCTGAAGAGGGTTTCATTTCAACAGATACAATCGACGACAACG AGTTGGGGACCAGTTCGCCTGAGATGGGCGATAAAACCCCCTTCTTCATGACATCAATGTTTGGATTCATGCTTCTGGCAATCATTGGTTGTGTGTTTCTGATGGTTCTTGTGGTGGCCATACTCGTCGGATTTCTCTTCAAAAGAAGAA GCCGGACAGAAAGTCTCCCACCGCCTCCCGCTCCTCACGCGTTTAGACCTCCAGCCCTGGACGCGGTCATGTTCCATGTGTCGCCAGCAGTACAGGACCATAGGGACTCTTTCCTTAGCGTGCAGGGTCACATCTACCATGAAATCTCTGACGACAGTGAACCTT CTACTACTCCAGTTCTGAGTGAGGTGTACTTCGACTCCTCCTCTTTTTCTGACGACACTGGCCCTGAAGGCTACCTGCATCCAGTAGCGTCGGATTCGGAAACAGCGACATCGTCAAGAATCGTCCCTCAAGCAGTAGCGGGTGGAATTAGTCAGGAGGCAACGCCAACTGTCGTGGTTAAGACGGAGACGGGTGGAGCCGAAGACTTGTCTACTGTCGACATGGTGACGCCGAAGAAAGACCCACCATATCAAAACATTGTGAATATGTCGTAG
- the LOC138972733 gene encoding uncharacterized protein isoform X2 yields the protein MSNVKYFWCFSIFLILSALEANGSKDSCASFKTYGEPVTAIDNTSATLFFSVTNVCKNDSATKNIKVQQKNEQPPHLVICNIDLSNGGCDASPGCTCGSRSHNYSVTSLIEGPLPQQWELVGQLQNGEEFQTNVWVNVTPTDTLGTQPPDDIVIDDVTTSEEGFISTDTIDDNELGTSSPEMGDKTPFFMTSMFGFMLLAIIGCVFLMVLVVAILVGFLFKRRSRTESLPPPPAPHAFRPPALDAVMFHVSPAVQDHRDSFLSVQGHIYHEISDDSEPSTTPVLSEVYFDSSSFSDDTGPEGYLHPVASDSETATSSRIVPQAVAGGISQEATPTVVVKTETGGAEDLSTVDMVTPKKDPPYQNIVNMS from the exons ATGTCCAATGTGAAATATTTTTGGTGTTTTTCTATTTTTCTAATTTTGTCTGCATTGGAGGCAAACGGATCGAAGGATTCTT GTGCATCTTTCAAGACTTATGGTGAGCCGGTCACTGCCATTGACAACACAAGTGCAACGCTGTTTTTCTCCGTGACCAACGTATGCAAAAATGACAGTGCTACGAAAAACATCAAAGTTCAACAAAAGAACGAACAACCTCCACACCTTGTGATCTGCAACATAGACCTCAGCAATGGAGGATGTGATGCCTCGCCGGGTTGCACGTGTGGTAGTCGGTCACACAATTACTCTGTCACCAGTCTCATCGAGGGTCCATTGCCACAGCAGTGGGAGCTGGTTGGACAACTTCAGAATGGTGAAGAGTTTCAGACCAACGTTTGGGTAAATGTGACACCAACTGACACTCTTG GTACACAGCCTCCAGATGACATCGTTATTGATGATGTGACAACTTCTGAAGAGGGTTTCATTTCAACAGATACAATCGACGACAACG AGTTGGGGACCAGTTCGCCTGAGATGGGCGATAAAACCCCCTTCTTCATGACATCAATGTTTGGATTCATGCTTCTGGCAATCATTGGTTGTGTGTTTCTGATGGTTCTTGTGGTGGCCATACTCGTCGGATTTCTCTTCAAAAGAAGAA GCCGGACAGAAAGTCTCCCACCGCCTCCCGCTCCTCACGCGTTTAGACCTCCAGCCCTGGACGCGGTCATGTTCCATGTGTCGCCAGCAGTACAGGACCATAGGGACTCTTTCCTTAGCGTGCAGGGTCACATCTACCATGAAATCTCTGACGACAGTGAACCTT CTACTACTCCAGTTCTGAGTGAGGTGTACTTCGACTCCTCCTCTTTTTCTGACGACACTGGCCCTGAAGGCTACCTGCATCCAGTAGCGTCGGATTCGGAAACAGCGACATCGTCAAGAATCGTCCCTCAAGCAGTAGCGGGTGGAATTAGTCAGGAGGCAACGCCAACTGTCGTGGTTAAGACGGAGACGGGTGGAGCCGAAGACTTGTCTACTGTCGACATGGTGACGCCGAAGAAAGACCCACCATATCAAAACATTGTGAATATGTCGTAG
- the LOC138972734 gene encoding uncharacterized protein: MTPTKKGAKEQKITGSAETMTLRHVCTATPMGIIPCLNLLLVTLCTGKTSGEPMPCEAGHFVLGQSGNVTCHFSRNMKGSERHIYVVLYPFQAPDSFSGHTILRCSGLNLPKPICRVADGYQFNSDISERLTVTIPVVKNISAGLYVCQLVPPDDRQSRGCNLTVEGTRATETTPVLTTSPYDDGNIVSGSDSINVTGLVIYLFLSTLIVVLLAILLYKWIKRRKTRKGNTEKADSETPAGKPMLPQQNEKESQTGKSLEKMLSDSCHKIETAVSKINLHCCSKMKENAQNDGCLCFHVSPVCTNTTLKRNSTAACFTEALPGEIDIVRTANIFTAQCN, encoded by the exons atgacacCGACCAAGAAAGGTGCAAAAGAGCAAAAGATCACAGGGTCAGCAGAAACTATGACATTGAGGCAT GTCTGCACTGCCACACCTATGGGCATCATACCCTGTCTGAATTTGTTACTCGTCACCTTGTGTACTGGCAAGACAAGTGGAGAACCCATGCCCTGTGAAGCTGGCCATTTTGTATTGGGACAGAGCGGAAATGTGACCTGTCACTTCAGTCGCAATATGAAAGGGAGTGAACGTCATATTTATGTTGTTCTCTATCCTTTTCAGGCGCCAGATAGTTTCTCAG GCCATACTATTCTCAGATGCAGTGGCCTCAATCTTCCCAAGCCGATATGCAGGGTAGCAGATGGGTATCAGTTCAACAGCGACATATCGGAGCGTCTGACAGTGACAATCCCTGTGGTGAAGAACATATCTGCTGGACTTTACGTTTGTCAGCTAGTCCCACCTGATGACAGGCAGTCACGAGGGTGCAACCTCACTGTTGAAG GCACACGGGCGACTGAAACAACTCCAGTATTAACAACAAGCCCATACGATGATGGAAACATCGTTTCGGGATCAG ATAGCATAAACGTCACAGGTCTTGTCATCTACCTCTTCCTGTCTACTCttattgttgttcttcttgCCATCCTTTTGTACAAGTGGATCAAGAGACGGAAGACAAG AAAAGGCAACACTGAAAAAGCTGATTCTGAGACACCTGCAGGCAAACCAATGCTACCCCAACAGAACGAGAAAGAGTCCCAAACTGGCAAATCATTGGAAAAAATGTTAAGTGATAGTTGTCACAAAATCGAGACAGCAGTCAGTAAAATCAATCTTCACTGTTGCAGTAAAATGAAAGAAAACGCCCAAAACGATGGCTGCTTATGTTTCCATGTATCTCCAGTGTGCACAAATACCACTCTGAAAAGAAACTCGACAGCTGCGTGTTTCACTGAGGCTCTTCCTGGTGAAATCGACATTGTAAGAACGGCAAACATTTTTACTGCCCAATGCAACTAA